A stretch of the Triplophysa dalaica isolate WHDGS20190420 chromosome 19, ASM1584641v1, whole genome shotgun sequence genome encodes the following:
- the LOC130408297 gene encoding prostate stem cell antigen-like: protein MDLHITIALLFILITGGHSLKCYSCTSDLNGVCDAKEETCGDGFSKCFTGTVTTSLGSYTTKSCSKANEICVTQNTDTAVGKVSSRCCDTDLCNGADGVFKGSFLLLLCPLFFYTLLH, encoded by the exons ATGGATCTGCACATCACCATTGCACTTCTCTTCATACTCATCACTGGAG GACACTCTCTCAAGTGTTATTCGTGCACATCTGATCTGAATGGTGTTTGTGATGCAAAAGAGGAGACGTGTGGTGATGGATTCTCAAAATGTTTCACTGGAACAGTGACAACTTCTCTCG GTTCTTATACAACAAAATCATGCTCAAAGGCGAACGAAATCTGTGTAACTCAAAACACAGATACTGCAGTAGGGAAAGTTTCTTCTCGGTGCTGTGATACAGATCTTTGCAATGGCGCAG ATGGAGTCTTTAAGGGCAGTTTTCTTCTCCTGCTGTGTCCACTGTTCTTCTACACTCTGTTACACTGA
- the LOC130408065 gene encoding urokinase plasminogen activator surface receptor-like produces MDLYIIAVVLFSLFDGGHSIKCYQCTDVTGPCVGAETECPALLTACASATVVGYIGNNVVTTKVKSCNSPLTCGNGSVNYGIARETISMKCCNTDLCNSQDVPDSNTIIPNGKQCYYCDGNNCSNKLKCLGTEDYCIKAKANFDSLPATVKGCVSKSVCDITSLVPEGYVDVSCCQGDLCNSAKRFNLNLLLLSWPFFFYTMFHLL; encoded by the exons ATGGATCTTTACATAATCGCCGTTgtccttttttctctttttgatgGAG GACATTCGATCAAATGTTATCAGTGTACAGATGTGACGGGTCCTTGTGTAGGCGCAGAGACGGAGTGTCCCGCTCTACTTACTGCATGTGCAAGTGCTACAGTAGTTGGATATATTG gcAACAATGTGGTGACCACTAAGGTTAAGAGTTGTAATTCGCCACTGACCTGTGGAAATGGATCTGTTAATTATGGGATTGCAAGAGAAACAATATCTATGAAGTGCTGTAACACAGACCTCTGTAATTCCCAAGATGTCCCAG attCCAACACAATCATCCCCAATGGAAAACAATGTTACTACTGTGATGGGAACAATTgctcaaacaaattaaaatgtttaggaaCTGAAGACTACTGCATTAAAGCAAAAG CAAACTTTGACTCTCTGCCAGCGACTGTAAAAGGATGCGTCAGTAAATCTGTCTGCGATATTACATCACTTGTGCCGGAGGGTTACGTGGACGTCTCATGTTGTCAGGGGGATCTGTGTAACAGTGCTAAAAGGTTCAATCTgaacctcctcctcctctcatGGCCGTTCTTCTTCTACACAATGTTCCACTTACTTTAG
- the LOC130408326 gene encoding three finger toxin MALT0066C-like, whose protein sequence is MDLRITIALLFILITGGHSLKCYSCKSVLNGVCDAKEETCGDGFSKCYTGTVTTSEGSTKTKSCSKADDTCLTINAETEKEKVSSRCCDTDLCNGADGVFKGSFLLLLCPLFIYSLFH, encoded by the exons ATGGATCTGCGCATCACCATTGCACTTCTCTTCATACTCATCACTGgag GACACTCTCTCAAGTGTTATTCGTGCAAATCTGTTCTGAATGGTGTTTGTGATGCAAAAGAGGAGACGTGTGGTGATGGATTCTCAAAATGTTACACTGGAACAGTGACAACTTCTGAGG gttCTACAAAAACGAAATCATGCTCAAAGGCGGACGATACGTGTTTAACTATCAACGCAGAAACTGAAAAAGAGAAAGTTTCTTCTCGGTGCTGTGATACAGACCTTTGCAATGGCGCAG ATGGAGTCTTTAAGGGCAGTTTTCTTCTCCTGCTGTGTCCACTGTTCATCTACTCTCTGTTTCACTGA